A genomic stretch from Lathyrus oleraceus cultivar Zhongwan6 chromosome 2, CAAS_Psat_ZW6_1.0, whole genome shotgun sequence includes:
- the LOC127122170 gene encoding uncharacterized protein LOC127122170: protein MATAIAKQSATTIQQAETSAQQAAIRAQREALRDQREEVVAAARELTDFNRQNPPKFKGEHDSDKADLWIQEIEKIFEMLHCTDAKKVEYATFLLRAEAESWWRGAKQLIESNNEALNWATFKQKFLDKYFPSSARSEKEAQFLRLYQGNMTISEYADKFDSLAKYFRYFRDHVDENYTCERFEQGLRYEIKESVEPLEICQFQVLVEKCKKVEWMKQGRPNKWVAGGPSRHQGHQDRNNKGKQQQPYIRPQRGGRGQPQTQFKGGQKPQNSSIIRCYNCNKEGHVSTQCPERARVCYLCQRPGHFARDCRAPRRDHGPSTNNNNDVIRPTTKGRAYHIGGEEASNASGLIQGECEIADKLFPILFDSSATHSFISVECANYVQLLVTSLPFDLVVTIPSSEPVILNEACLQCPLTILGMKFKVDLICIPLKHLGVILGMDWLSSHHVLLDYARKSVIFPDPNVSQFLNRNRMKISLKGGIQKYVFLNSVSMKPEVTINEIRVVREFPEVFPLDVSGLPPVREVEFAIDVISGTAPIHIAPYRMAPSEMLELKRQLEDLLSKNFIRPSVSPWGAPVLLVRRRMGSRDCVLTIDNLIKSLSRIDTLYHALMT from the exons ATGGCTACTGCTATTGCAAAACAATCTGCCACTACTATTCAACAAGCGGAAACTTCTGCCCAACAAGCTGCAATCCGAGCTCAACGTGAGGCGCTAAGGGATCAGAGAGAAGAAGTTGTTGCTGCTGCGAGAGAACTGACAGATTTTAATCGTCAAAACCCACCAAAATTCAAAGGGGAACATGACTCAGACAAGGCTGATCTTTGGATACAAGAAATTGAGAAAATTTTCGAAATGTTGCATTGCACAGATGCTAAGAAGGTGGAATATGCAACCTTTTTGCTTAGGGCAGAGGCTGAGTCCTGGTGGCGGGGTGCGAAGCAGCTAATAGAGAGTAACAATGAAGCACTGAATTGGGCAACATTTAAACAGAAATTTTTGGACAAGTATTTCCCATCAAGTGCTAGATCTGAGAAAGAAGCTCAATTCCTTAGACTGTACCAAGGTAATATGACTATCTCTGAGTATGCTGACAAATTTGACTCACTAGCCAAATATTTCCGCTATTTTCGTGACCATGTGGATGAGAACTATACGTGTGAGAGGTTTGAGCAAGGACTCAGATATGAGATTAAGGAATCTGTGGAGCCCTTGGAGATCTGTCAGTTCCAAGTGCTAGTGGAGAAATGTAAGAAGGTGGAATGGATGAAGCAAGGACGTCCGAATAAATGGGTTGCTGGAGGACCGTCTAGACACCAG GGACATCAAGACCGCAATAATAAGGgcaaacaacaacaaccataCATCCGACCTCAACGGGGTGGAAGAGGCCAACCTCAAACACAGTTCAAGGGAGGTCAGAAGCCACAAAATTCAAGTATTATTCGCTGCTACAACTGCAATAAGGAGGGACATGTGAGTACTCAGTGCCCAGAAAGAGCGAGAGTCTGTTATCTTTGCCAGCGACCGGGACATTTTGCTAGGGATTGCCGAGCACCAAGGAGAGATCATGGTCCATCTACCAACAACAACAATGATGTTATCCGGCCTACTACTAAGGGACGTGCCTATCACATTGGGGGAGAGGAAGCTTCGAATGCCTCAGGATTAATTCAGGGTGAGTGTGAAATTGCAGACAAACTATTCCCAATATTATTTGATTCTAGTGCTACTCATTCTTTCATCTCTGTGGAGTGTGCAAATTATGTACAACTACTTGTTACTTCACTGCCTTTTGATTTGGTGGTCACAATACCATCTTCTGAACCTGTAATACTTAATGAAGCTTGCTTACAATGCCCCTTAACTATCTTGGGCATGAAATTCAAAGTCGACTTGATTTGTATTCCCCTAAAACATCTGGGAGTGATCCTTGGGATGGACTGGTTATCTAGTCATCATGTTCTTTTGGATTATGCTCGAAAGTCTGTAATCTTTCCAGACCCCAATGTTTCTCAATTTCTAAATAGAAACCGAATGAAAATATCTTTGAAGGGAGGCATCCAGAAGTATGTGTTCTTAAATTCTGTCAGCATGAAGCCAGAAGTAACGATTAATGAGATACGAGTGGTAAGAGAGTTTCCAGAAGTATTTCCATTAGACGTGTCGGGGTTACCTCCAGTACGTGAGGTTGAATTTGCTATCGATGTGATCTCAGGAACTGCACCTATTCATATTGCTCCCTACAGAATGGCTCCATCTGAGATGTTAGAACTAAAAAGACAACTTGAAGACCTGCTATCAAAGAATTTTATCCGACCAAGTGTCTCACCATGGGGAGCTCCTGTATTATTGGTGAGAAGAAGGATGGGAAGTCGAGattgtgtgttgactatcgacAACTTAATAAAGTCACTATCAAGAATAGATACCCTTTACCACGCATTGATGACTTGA
- the LOC127122172 gene encoding uncharacterized protein LOC127122172, producing MNSLLRKSTFSFRYKEPRLDSLKALSSKIAPVKYKCYAAYGNILDLIAPTLEEFERLLNRPIKDHNPFPEIEEEFAMSKLASVLGIEVGELAANWAPKGTDKGFARKFLEGHAWRFAKEKKWDSCITVLALLIYGIVLFPNIDNFIDQAAVNIFLSGNPVPFLLADFYHTFHTLHEKKGGTFLCCALMLHIWMKTHRPITVPFVSKDLSWCQKFASLSSSTVQWYKRERETQNIILRCGGFPNVPLIGTHGCINYNHVLCMRQFGHTMNGPHKEEDLAPFVLNTVDPLNPAMRKVRQAWNKIVRSGPELGKKNVIAREPYVKWAKERARVIKMPFYYESTSLPPVPEPEPILQEDVDKLTSKISELELENTRLRIQLIKEKQRGDDLKDEGKEVKTLYETSKKRARGEKGKKEWVGGALLGANSELDGQNSELDRAWRVVRDLERILELTNRDKKSAKEDYEDQISELRKTIKEYQDHTAREKLEKEKIH from the exons ATGAATTCCCTCCTCAGAAAAAGTACATTCTCCTTCAGGTACAAGGAACCCAGATTGGATAGCTTGAAAGCTCTGAGCTCCAAGATAGCCCCTGTCAAGTACAAATGCTATGCGGCCTATGGGAACATTCTGGATTTG ATAGCTCCCACATTGGAGGAATTTGAAAGGCTCTTGAACCGCCCCATCAAAGATCATAATCCGTTCCCCGAGATCGAAGAAGAATTTGCCATGTCCAAGCTAGCATCTGTGTTAGGGATCGAGGTAGGTGAATTGGCAGCCAATTGGGCCCCGAAGGGAACTGACAAAGGATTCGCCAGAAAGTTCTTGGAAGGTCATGCATGGAGGTTCGCCAAAGAAAAGAAGTGGGATTCTTGCATAACAGTGTTAGCATTGTTGATTTATGGGATCGTTCTATTCCCGAATATTGACAACTTCATAGATCAGGCTGCAGTGAATATCTTCTTATCCGGTAACCCAGTGCCATTTCTCTTGGCCGACTTCTACCATACTTTCCACACTCTCCATGAGAAGAAAGGTGGGACTTTCCTATGCTGTGCTCTAATGTTGCACATATGGATGAAGACTCACAGGCCGATAACCGTTCCCTTCGTGTCTAAAGATCTCTCTTGGTGCCAGAAGTTTGCGTCACTCTCGTCCAGTACCGTCCAGTGGTATAAAAGGGAGAGGGAAACCCAAAACATCATTCTCAGATGTGGAGGATTTCCAAATGTACCCTTAATCGGCACACATGGATGTATTAATTACAATCATGTGCTGTGTATGAGGCAGTTTGGGCACACGATGAATGGGCCCCATAAAGAGGAAGACTTAGCCCCTTTTGTCCTCAACACAGTTGATCCACTCAACCCAGCAATGAGAAAAGTGAGGCAAGCCTGGAACAAGATTGTTAGAAGTGGTCCGGAGCTTGGCAAAAAGAACGTCATTGCTAGAGAACCGTATGTGAAATGGGCAAAAGAGAGGGCCCGAGTAATCAAGATGCCTTTCTACTACGAGTCCACATCTCTCCCTCCAGTGCCTGAGCCTGAGCCTATCTTACAAGAGGATGTCGACAAACTCACCAGTAAGATAAGTGAGCTCGAACTAGAAAACACCCGCTTACGAATCCAACTCATCAAGGAGAAGCAAAGGGGTGATGATCTAAAAGACGAAGGCAAAGAGGTGAAGACCTTGTATGAGACCAGTAAAAAGAGGGCAAGGGGGGAAAAAGGTAAGAAAGAATGGGTCGGCGGTGCGCTCCTAGGAGCAAATTCAGAACTTGATGGACAAAACAGCGAACTGGACCGAGCATGGCGTGTTGTGCGAGACTTGGAAAGAATTCTGGAGCTTACCAATAGGGATAAGAAGAGTGCCAAGGAAGATTACGAAGATCAGATCAGCGAATTGAGAAAGACCATAAAAGAATATCAAGATCACACAGCCCGAGAGAAACTGGAAAAGGAGAAGATACACTGA
- the LOC127121215 gene encoding replication protein A 14 kDa subunit B-like, giving the protein MDSLSPAVFVNVELLPFCVGRRVRTVIQVVRSEGLVVIGKSPDEKQIFVKVSPDSPLPSPLTAFVEVIGIVNSDKSIKAELWTNFGDEIDMFSYHKLCQLANGEFKHLFL; this is encoded by the coding sequence ATGGATTCATTAAGCCCTGCCGTCTTTGTCAATGTGGAACTGTTACCCTTCTGTGTTGGAAGAAGGGTTCGTACAGTGATACAAGTCGTGCGATCTGAGGGTTTAGTTGTCATTGGAAAATCACCGGATGAGAAGCAGATTTTTGTAAAAGTATCACCTGATTCACCCCTACCATCTCCTCTTACAGCTTTTGTAGAAGTTATTGGTATTGTCAACAGTGACAAGTCCATCAAAGCTGAGTTATGGACCAACTTTGGGGATGAAATCGATATGTTCAGCTACCATAAGCTTTGTCAGCTTGCAAATGGAGAATTCAAACACTTGTTCCTGTGA